A stretch of Bacillota bacterium DNA encodes these proteins:
- a CDS encoding DUF3866 family protein, with translation MDCWVNQGTVTEIINAGAEKQELRIKIGNKEEMAVNFPDLTGTCQIGDRVILNTTAITLGLGTGGSHFVMGVIGKTHQPELNQGHIIKVRYTPSQGRVLSVEEPDSPYHEIMASQSSISGMPVMVGSLHSMLAPVCIGFKHLFPEGRIVYLMSDGAALPLALSKQVTALLEHELLDDTITFNHAFGGRYEAVNVYSALIAARHVCRADAAVILMGPGVVGTGTPWGTTALEQGIYLNAVNTLGGYRIGIARISTADPRPRHQGISHHTLTALTRICEHSCVIPLPEVLQDNPIIKEQLKQLTSHKIKWIATQRYRQLLAEAPVTLKTMGRDFNADPFFFESALAAGLYAGSLLNDGATGPDSQI, from the coding sequence ATGGATTGCTGGGTTAATCAAGGAACAGTAACTGAAATTATTAACGCAGGAGCTGAAAAGCAGGAATTGCGGATAAAAATTGGAAACAAAGAAGAAATGGCTGTAAATTTTCCTGATTTAACCGGAACCTGTCAAATTGGTGACCGGGTAATCTTAAACACTACAGCCATAACTTTAGGTCTAGGTACCGGCGGCAGTCATTTTGTGATGGGAGTTATTGGCAAAACGCACCAGCCCGAGCTAAATCAAGGTCATATTATCAAGGTGCGCTACACTCCCAGCCAAGGACGAGTTTTAAGTGTAGAAGAACCGGATAGTCCCTACCATGAGATTATGGCTTCCCAGTCCTCTATCAGCGGCATGCCAGTTATGGTCGGCTCCCTGCACAGCATGCTGGCCCCTGTGTGCATTGGGTTTAAGCATCTGTTTCCTGAGGGCAGAATAGTATACTTAATGAGCGATGGCGCTGCGCTGCCGCTGGCATTGAGCAAGCAAGTGACCGCTCTGCTCGAGCATGAGCTGTTGGATGATACCATCACTTTTAACCACGCCTTTGGAGGTCGATATGAAGCTGTCAATGTATACAGCGCACTCATCGCAGCGAGACATGTCTGTCGAGCTGATGCTGCGGTGATCTTGATGGGTCCTGGAGTAGTGGGCACAGGAACACCCTGGGGTACCACAGCTTTAGAGCAGGGAATCTATTTAAATGCGGTTAATACTCTAGGTGGGTATAGGATTGGAATAGCACGAATCAGCACCGCAGATCCAAGACCCCGCCACCAAGGAATCAGCCACCATACGCTTACAGCATTGACCAGAATCTGCGAGCATTCATGCGTGATTCCTCTTCCTGAGGTGCTGCAGGATAATCCGATCATTAAAGAGCAGCTGAAGCAGCTCACAAGCCATAAAATCAAATGGATAGCTACGCAGCGCTATCGGCAGCTGTTAGCAGAAGCTCCAGTAACTCTCAAAACAATGGGCAGGGATTTTAATGCAGATCCATTTTTCTTTGAATCAGCACTGGCGGCCGGCTTGTATGCCGGCAGTTTGTTAAATGACGGTGCCACTGGCCCAGATTCTCAAATCTAG
- a CDS encoding histidine phosphatase family protein → MGLLVLVRHGETEWNTASRYQGQQDIPLSPQGREQVEVLAEFFRDWPLDAVYASDLKRAYDTAAAIAQVHQLPVKADIRLREYAFGVWEGLTRSEIKIKYPELYYGRRQNIDIQIPGGETGSQVQIRAFQWLKEVAASNLETVIAVSHGGTIRTLIAKILDVDIIKCHRLRLDNCGFTIITWEKGEEDPEFFVHSLNSRVSPNWF, encoded by the coding sequence GTGGGTTTATTAGTGTTGGTCCGCCATGGAGAAACGGAGTGGAATACAGCAAGCAGGTACCAGGGGCAGCAGGACATTCCCCTTTCGCCACAGGGGAGAGAGCAGGTGGAAGTCTTAGCAGAGTTTTTCAGAGACTGGCCATTAGATGCTGTCTATGCAAGTGATCTTAAGCGGGCATATGATACCGCGGCAGCGATTGCTCAAGTTCACCAGCTTCCAGTTAAAGCTGATATTCGCCTGCGGGAATACGCCTTTGGAGTTTGGGAAGGATTAACCCGCTCAGAAATCAAAATAAAGTACCCAGAGCTGTATTACGGACGCAGGCAGAATATCGATATTCAGATTCCCGGAGGTGAAACCGGGTCTCAAGTGCAGATAAGAGCCTTTCAGTGGCTTAAAGAAGTGGCAGCTTCTAATTTAGAAACAGTTATAGCAGTAAGCCACGGCGGAACCATCAGAACGTTAATTGCCAAAATTCTAGACGTTGACATCATTAAGTGCCACCGGCTGAGACTTGATAACTGTGGATTTACCATCATTACTTGGGAAAAGGGAGAGGAAGACCCGGAGTTTTTTGTTCACTCCTTAAACAGCAGGGTGAGTCCAAACTGGTTCTGA
- the spoIIM gene encoding stage II sporulation protein M has translation MLYYFQQRLPILIGVVLLFLMGIAFGSAAVNTLSPAQISDLNNYLKDFYLTLPQELAAVNRHTLAAKAAADNILKLSGLIWVLGLTIIGVPVILGLIFVRGFVLGFTVGFMISELHLNGVLMAAASLLPHNLFLIPALILAATTAISFAGSAVKTLIGTSHKSIVVHFLATTIIILFSSGLLAVASLVEMYITPILMQLSMRLIA, from the coding sequence TTGTTGTACTACTTTCAACAGCGCCTGCCGATTCTGATCGGTGTTGTGCTCCTGTTTCTAATGGGAATTGCGTTTGGCTCAGCCGCGGTCAATACGCTGTCTCCAGCTCAGATTTCTGATTTAAATAACTATCTGAAAGATTTTTATCTCACTCTTCCGCAGGAATTGGCGGCAGTTAACCGGCACACTCTGGCAGCTAAAGCTGCTGCCGACAACATTCTGAAGCTCAGCGGCTTGATCTGGGTGTTGGGATTGACCATCATCGGGGTGCCTGTGATTCTTGGCCTCATCTTTGTGCGCGGCTTTGTTTTGGGATTTACCGTTGGCTTTATGATTTCTGAATTGCATTTAAACGGCGTACTGATGGCTGCTGCCTCGCTGCTTCCCCATAATTTGTTTTTGATTCCCGCTTTAATACTAGCCGCTACCACAGCTATCTCTTTTGCTGGATCTGCTGTCAAAACTCTCATTGGAACATCACATAAAAGTATTGTTGTGCACTTTTTAGCCACTACGATTATCATTCTTTTCAGCAGTGGGCTTTTAGCAGTCGCTTCGCTTGTGGAAATGTACATCACACCCATTTTGATGCAGCTTTCGATGCGCTTGATAGCCTGA
- the xerD gene encoding site-specific tyrosine recombinase XerD, whose translation MEQELSYISDYLNHLLIERGLSDNTIAAYETDLNQFYTYLRDRDLSLFEVSPTIVIDFLAVIEAELQGKPATLARKTAALRGFYQYLLIEDLIDENPLSVLEAAKSETKLPEFLTIEEVDKLLSAPDLTSRTGYRDLAMLEVLYGTGLRVSELICLNMGDIDPLGFVRCFGKGAKERIVPIGSKALKAVEHYIQRCRSKLVKDRSEQALFVNARGRRMTRQGFWKILKQYGKKCEIEKTLSPHVLRHSFATHLIANGADLRSVQQMLGHADIATTQIYTHLTREHLRSVYQTTHPRAQVSSNRKD comes from the coding sequence TTGGAACAAGAATTAAGCTACATCAGCGATTACCTCAATCATCTCTTAATCGAAAGGGGATTGAGTGATAATACGATCGCAGCTTACGAAACTGACTTAAACCAGTTTTATACATATCTAAGGGACAGAGACTTATCCCTATTTGAGGTAAGCCCAACCATTGTAATCGATTTCTTAGCAGTAATCGAAGCGGAACTGCAGGGCAAACCAGCCACTTTGGCTAGGAAGACAGCTGCTCTCAGAGGTTTTTATCAGTACTTGTTGATTGAAGATCTGATCGATGAGAATCCACTTAGTGTTTTGGAAGCAGCAAAATCAGAGACCAAGCTTCCCGAATTTCTAACTATCGAAGAAGTGGACAAGCTTTTGAGCGCACCCGATTTGACCAGTAGAACCGGTTATCGGGACTTAGCAATGCTTGAAGTGCTGTACGGCACTGGCTTAAGGGTAAGTGAACTAATCTGTTTAAATATGGGTGATATCGATCCCCTTGGTTTTGTTCGGTGTTTTGGTAAAGGAGCCAAGGAACGGATTGTCCCCATCGGCAGCAAGGCCCTTAAAGCTGTGGAACACTATATCCAGCGCTGCCGCAGTAAATTGGTTAAAGACCGGAGTGAGCAGGCACTGTTTGTTAATGCTAGAGGCAGGCGCATGACCCGCCAAGGCTTTTGGAAAATCCTCAAGCAGTACGGCAAGAAGTGCGAGATCGAAAAAACGCTCAGCCCCCATGTTCTGCGCCACTCGTTCGCGACTCATTTAATTGCCAATGGAGCGGATCTCCGCTCGGTACAGCAGATGCTTGGACATGCTGACATTGCCACTACCCAGATCTATACTCATTTAACCCGAGAGCATCTGCGCAGTGTCTATCAAACAACTCATCCCCGCGCGCAGGTTAGCTCTAATAGAAAGGATTAA
- a CDS encoding phosphopentomutase, translated as MARFVLIVLDSVGIGELPDAWKYNDQGSNTLANTAEAVGGLELPNLERFGLGNIHPIQGVNPHQEPLAAWGKMAEQSPGKDTTTGHWELAGVVLEHPFPTYPDGFPDDIIDAFSRAIGRPILGNYAASGTEIIKDLGAEHMKDGAPIVYTSADSVFQIAAHEKIVPLPQLYEWCQIARQILVGEHGVGRVIARPFLGEPGSFWRTENRKDFSLSPVKPTVLDYLTANQIPTTAIGKIKDIFAGRGIRNHLPSGNNRETVSAVVHALQSQASGLIFANCVDFDSLYGHRNNPHGYAEALREFDNNLPEILDNLAADDVLCITADHGCDPTTPSTDHSREYVPLLVYGSQVQPVELGIRATFSDIAQTICEFFGLQPIFAGESFLGKLWR; from the coding sequence ATGGCTAGATTTGTTTTGATAGTCCTTGATAGTGTAGGAATTGGCGAGCTTCCTGATGCCTGGAAGTACAATGACCAGGGCAGTAACACCCTGGCCAATACCGCCGAGGCAGTTGGCGGCCTAGAACTGCCAAATTTGGAGCGATTTGGTTTGGGGAACATTCATCCTATTCAAGGTGTAAATCCTCACCAAGAACCGCTGGCAGCTTGGGGTAAAATGGCAGAGCAGTCTCCGGGAAAAGATACTACCACCGGCCACTGGGAATTAGCCGGAGTTGTTCTTGAGCATCCATTTCCAACCTATCCTGATGGTTTTCCCGATGACATTATTGACGCCTTTTCCCGAGCGATCGGCAGGCCAATCCTGGGCAATTATGCCGCTTCCGGTACAGAGATCATTAAGGATTTGGGAGCTGAGCATATGAAGGATGGAGCTCCAATCGTATATACTTCAGCTGACAGCGTCTTTCAAATCGCTGCCCATGAAAAAATTGTGCCTCTACCGCAGCTTTATGAGTGGTGCCAAATCGCCCGCCAAATATTAGTAGGTGAGCATGGGGTAGGCAGAGTGATTGCCCGCCCATTTCTTGGTGAACCAGGCAGTTTTTGGCGGACTGAAAACCGCAAAGATTTCAGCTTATCCCCGGTAAAGCCAACCGTTCTTGACTACTTAACAGCAAACCAGATTCCCACTACAGCCATAGGCAAAATCAAGGACATTTTTGCAGGAAGAGGAATCCGAAATCATCTTCCGTCCGGGAACAATCGGGAAACAGTATCCGCCGTGGTCCATGCCCTGCAGAGCCAAGCATCCGGCTTGATTTTTGCCAACTGTGTGGATTTTGACAGCTTATATGGTCACCGCAATAATCCCCACGGATATGCCGAAGCCCTGCGGGAGTTTGATAACAACCTGCCGGAAATCCTGGATAATCTTGCGGCTGATGATGTGCTCTGCATCACTGCAGATCACGGCTGCGATCCCACTACGCCAAGCACGGATCACTCGCGGGAGTACGTGCCTCTTCTGGTCTACGGTTCCCAAGTGCAGCCGGTGGAATTGGGCATTAGAGCCACCTTTAGTGATATTGCTCAAACCATCTGTGAGTTTTTCGGCCTGCAGCCGATATTTGCGGGCGAGAGTTTTCTTGGCAAACTGTGGAGGTGA
- a CDS encoding thymidine phosphorylase → MRAYDLILKKRSGGELSTAEIKYLISAYNAGEIADYQMAAFCMAVYFQGMSHRETADLTLAMAQSGAINDLSGIEGSVIDKHSTGGVGDTTTLIVAPLVASCGVPIAKMSGRALGHTGGTIDKLESIPGFKVELSQAEFIRQVNEIKVSLISQTETIAPADKKLYALRDVTATVDSLPLIAASIMSKKIASGADGFVLDVKTGSGAFMQKLEDAVELAKTMVAIGKLAGKPTIALVTDMDQPLGTAIGNALEVKEAIAVLSGNGAWDLTELCLRLGAEMLVLAEHSSDYQAAYDTLLEKLQTKAGLEKLRELIANQGGNPDVIDNPSLLPAADYQTVVTSSQSGFIKSIDALKLGSLVMQLGAGRIDKASSIDYSVGIELKVKAGTYVGINQPLAVVHSSQPLKNEPEAVRDCFGFSQSPPPFRRLIWRKITGGDV, encoded by the coding sequence ATGAGAGCTTATGATCTGATCTTAAAAAAGCGCAGTGGGGGAGAACTGAGCACCGCTGAAATTAAGTATTTAATCAGCGCGTACAATGCCGGCGAGATTGCCGACTACCAAATGGCCGCCTTCTGCATGGCAGTTTATTTCCAAGGCATGTCCCATCGAGAAACCGCCGATTTGACTTTGGCTATGGCTCAGTCTGGAGCGATTAATGATCTGAGCGGTATTGAAGGAAGCGTTATCGACAAGCATTCCACTGGGGGAGTGGGGGATACAACAACCTTAATCGTGGCACCCTTAGTCGCCAGCTGTGGTGTGCCGATCGCAAAAATGAGCGGCAGAGCACTGGGGCACACCGGCGGCACTATTGATAAGCTGGAAAGCATCCCCGGTTTTAAGGTTGAGCTGTCCCAGGCTGAGTTTATCCGTCAAGTGAACGAGATTAAAGTCAGCCTCATCAGCCAGACCGAAACAATTGCTCCAGCAGATAAAAAACTCTATGCTCTCCGGGATGTCACGGCAACAGTTGATTCGCTGCCGCTGATTGCAGCGTCCATCATGAGTAAAAAAATTGCCTCCGGTGCCGATGGATTTGTGTTAGACGTTAAAACCGGCAGCGGTGCCTTTATGCAGAAATTAGAAGACGCAGTAGAGCTTGCGAAGACAATGGTGGCAATCGGTAAGTTGGCTGGAAAACCGACCATCGCTCTGGTTACCGATATGGATCAGCCTCTTGGAACTGCCATTGGCAATGCTTTAGAAGTCAAAGAAGCAATCGCTGTCTTATCAGGAAATGGAGCTTGGGACTTAACTGAACTATGCCTGCGGTTAGGGGCAGAAATGCTGGTTCTGGCCGAGCATTCATCGGATTATCAGGCTGCTTATGACACCCTTTTGGAAAAGCTGCAGACAAAGGCAGGACTGGAGAAGCTCCGTGAACTGATCGCTAACCAAGGCGGCAATCCCGACGTAATTGACAATCCCTCCCTGCTGCCAGCTGCCGATTACCAAACGGTGGTAACATCCAGCCAATCCGGCTTCATTAAAAGCATTGATGCGCTGAAACTTGGCAGCTTAGTAATGCAGCTTGGCGCAGGCCGCATAGATAAAGCCAGCAGCATTGATTACAGTGTCGGCATCGAATTGAAAGTTAAAGCGGGAACCTATGTCGGTATTAATCAGCCTTTAGCAGTTGTTCACAGCAGCCAACCACTAAAGAATGAACCTGAAGCAGTAAGGGATTGTTTCGGCTTCAGCCAATCGCCGCCACCGTTTCGCCGCTTGATTTGGCGCAAAATAACCGGTGGTGATGTATAA
- a CDS encoding D-alanyl-D-alanine carboxypeptidase — protein MRQIRCKSWLLAAVIIICMGAVGSAAELDLTAKAALLMDADSGQIFYELNIDEPLPVASISKLMTLVLVLEALNDGKVALADLVTTSEYAASMGGSQVWLEPGEQLTLEEMLYAIAVGSANDAAVAAAEYLAGSESAFASLMNQRARELGLIHSEYSNASGLPPTLLGLGGRQVMSARDVAELARHALTVPRLLEFVSTYEYTMRSNSTKKPVLWNNNKLLRRYQGVDGLKTGFTTEAGYCIAATAKRDELRLIAVVLGSSSEASRESDITKLLDYGFREYTTHLVIPKQTAVGEIMIPKGIPEKVNVVVSRDFYVTVKRGEQAQITTEVSIDDSLPVPLTTDISVGKITAYLKDQPVAEMELKPEVAIERASIPDLLIRIYQKMLLLLTEGS, from the coding sequence ATGCGTCAAATCCGCTGTAAATCTTGGCTTTTAGCAGCTGTCATCATTATCTGTATGGGAGCGGTGGGATCAGCTGCCGAACTAGACCTGACAGCTAAAGCAGCTCTATTGATGGATGCTGACAGCGGACAGATTTTTTATGAATTAAACATTGATGAACCGCTGCCAGTCGCCAGCATCTCGAAGCTGATGACTCTAGTGCTGGTTTTGGAAGCACTTAATGACGGAAAAGTAGCCCTTGCAGATCTGGTTACAACCAGCGAATACGCAGCTTCAATGGGCGGCTCGCAGGTATGGCTTGAACCCGGTGAACAGCTTACACTAGAAGAAATGCTTTATGCGATTGCTGTCGGCTCAGCAAACGATGCGGCGGTTGCTGCAGCAGAATATCTCGCCGGTTCGGAATCAGCTTTTGCATCTCTGATGAATCAAAGAGCTCGCGAGCTTGGATTAATCCATAGCGAGTACAGCAATGCCAGCGGCCTGCCGCCAACTCTATTGGGGTTGGGAGGCAGACAGGTCATGAGTGCAAGAGACGTGGCTGAGCTGGCCCGCCATGCATTAACAGTGCCGCGATTATTAGAATTTGTCTCAACGTATGAATATACTATGAGGTCAAATTCAACCAAAAAACCGGTCTTATGGAATAATAATAAACTACTTCGCCGCTACCAAGGGGTTGATGGTTTAAAAACCGGATTTACAACCGAAGCGGGATACTGTATCGCTGCCACAGCCAAGCGCGACGAGCTGAGGTTGATCGCGGTTGTGCTCGGAAGCAGCAGTGAAGCCAGCCGCGAGAGCGACATTACTAAACTATTGGACTATGGTTTTCGGGAGTATACAACCCATTTGGTTATACCCAAACAGACTGCTGTCGGAGAGATTATGATTCCGAAAGGTATTCCAGAAAAAGTAAATGTGGTTGTGAGCAGAGATTTTTATGTTACCGTAAAAAGGGGAGAGCAGGCGCAGATTACTACCGAGGTCAGCATTGATGATTCACTGCCGGTGCCTCTTACCACCGATATTTCGGTAGGGAAGATTACTGCCTATCTCAAAGATCAGCCTGTGGCTGAGATGGAACTAAAACCTGAGGTAGCCATAGAGAGGGCCAGCATCCCCGATTTGCTAATTCGCATTTACCAAAAAATGCTGCTCCTGTTAACTGAAGGAAGCTGA
- a CDS encoding anti-sigma factor antagonist (This anti-anti-sigma factor, or anti-sigma factor antagonist, belongs to a family that includes characterized members SpoIIAA, RsbV, RsfA, and RsfB.), with protein MLSAETVNNALIITLEGELDMHTAPPFKQYIDNQLATNQVIKDLVLRMDKIKFIDSSGLGVILGRYKQIQKRGGRLIFVACSPHVHRILKLSGMQKIAYFTDSVKEALSL; from the coding sequence TTGCTGTCGGCAGAAACGGTGAACAACGCTCTGATCATTACGCTCGAGGGCGAACTCGACATGCATACCGCGCCGCCTTTTAAGCAGTACATCGACAACCAGTTAGCTACAAACCAGGTGATCAAGGATTTGGTGCTGCGCATGGATAAAATAAAGTTTATCGACAGCTCTGGATTGGGAGTGATTTTAGGCCGGTATAAGCAGATTCAAAAGCGCGGCGGTAGATTGATTTTTGTTGCCTGCAGCCCTCATGTCCACCGCATCCTCAAACTTTCGGGCATGCAGAAGATTGCTTACTTTACTGATTCGGTAAAAGAAGCACTATCTTTATAA
- a CDS encoding anti-sigma F factor, protein MEVKNWIRIEFPSESVNVMFARTAIALFASQLDLTLEEIEDIKVAVSEAVSNCVIHAYRKSYGNIVLAAQFSENELRVTVEDFGCGIPDITKASEASYTTIPEERMGLGLVFIHELMDHVVIESEVDQGTKVMMTKKIPENRG, encoded by the coding sequence ATGGAGGTCAAAAACTGGATTAGAATCGAGTTTCCGAGTGAATCAGTAAATGTGATGTTTGCTCGGACAGCAATTGCCTTGTTCGCATCCCAATTAGATTTGACGTTAGAAGAAATCGAAGATATTAAAGTTGCGGTTTCAGAAGCAGTCTCCAACTGCGTAATTCATGCCTACCGCAAAAGTTACGGCAATATAGTTTTGGCAGCGCAGTTCTCTGAAAATGAGCTGAGAGTAACGGTTGAAGATTTTGGCTGCGGTATCCCCGATATTACTAAAGCATCGGAAGCAAGCTACACAACCATACCGGAAGAAAGAATGGGACTGGGTTTGGTATTTATCCATGAACTGATGGATCATGTTGTAATCGAGTCCGAAGTTGATCAAGGCACCAAAGTAATGATGACCAAAAAAATTCCGGAAAATAGAGGCTAG
- a CDS encoding SigB/SigF/SigG family RNA polymerase sigma factor — protein MDFGGYPLLSSDETRVLLETAKLGDNEARQRLIECNLRLVRSIVARFANRGVEMDDLFQIGCIGLVKAIDDFDLSFDVKFSTYAVPKIIGEVKRYIRESSPLKVSRSLRELAAKALTAKEELSRKLGRDPVISEIAAEIGAAKEDLIAALEAAAPVLSLQQVVHEDEGDPILLEDQVAVEPEVSGLYLKDAVRRLDETERRLLLLRYIAEKSQMEVAADIGISQAQVSRIEKRILQQLRSQLQAKG, from the coding sequence ATGGATTTCGGTGGCTATCCGCTTTTGTCCAGTGACGAAACACGAGTTCTGCTTGAGACAGCGAAATTAGGGGATAATGAAGCTAGGCAGCGATTAATTGAATGCAATCTGCGCCTAGTCCGCAGTATTGTCGCTCGCTTTGCAAACCGCGGCGTCGAGATGGATGATTTGTTTCAGATTGGATGTATAGGGCTGGTTAAAGCAATCGATGATTTTGATCTCAGTTTTGATGTTAAGTTTTCCACATACGCTGTGCCAAAAATTATTGGCGAAGTTAAGCGCTATATCCGCGAGTCATCGCCATTAAAAGTATCCCGCTCTCTGAGGGAACTAGCGGCCAAGGCACTGACTGCTAAAGAAGAGTTAAGCAGAAAATTGGGGAGAGACCCAGTGATCAGCGAAATTGCAGCAGAAATTGGAGCAGCCAAGGAAGATTTGATTGCAGCTTTAGAAGCGGCAGCTCCGGTGCTTTCACTTCAGCAGGTGGTTCATGAAGATGAAGGCGATCCAATCCTCCTAGAAGACCAGGTCGCTGTTGAGCCGGAAGTATCCGGATTATACCTAAAAGATGCTGTGCGGCGGTTAGATGAAACTGAGCGCCGTCTGCTGCTGCTCCGCTACATTGCCGAGAAAAGCCAGATGGAGGTGGCTGCCGATATCGGCATTTCGCAAGCTCAGGTATCAAGAATTGAGAAAAGGATACTCCAGCAGCTTCGCAGTCAACTACAGGCGAAAGGATGA
- a CDS encoding PHP domain-containing protein has translation MPADLHLHTTASDGSWAPVQVITKAIELGLSAIAITDHDTIDGIASVDRSRFPQLDIFTGIEFSTEYQGSEVHILGYGINLDNTELLQILKQLEAERWERAYAMVEKLNQLGCFIDFEQVQKLAGTGVIGRVHLAQALMESGYTASIQESFRRFLAFGAPAYVSRKKLSCGQAVELIRAAGGAAVLAHPGLIRNRDVVLDVIGIGIDGLEVIHSNHNSDQVREFSQIAERFNLLSTGGSDCHGPKGKDEVLIGRCLIPNQWVESLRAHLSKS, from the coding sequence GTGCCAGCAGATCTACACCTACACACAACAGCTTCCGATGGAAGCTGGGCTCCTGTCCAAGTAATCACCAAAGCAATAGAGCTGGGGTTATCAGCAATTGCAATTACCGACCATGATACGATTGATGGTATTGCTTCAGTAGACCGCAGTCGCTTCCCGCAGCTGGACATATTTACCGGTATTGAGTTCAGCACCGAGTACCAGGGCAGCGAAGTGCATATCCTCGGTTATGGAATTAATCTAGACAACACTGAGCTCCTGCAGATTCTTAAACAGCTAGAAGCAGAGCGCTGGGAGCGAGCCTATGCCATGGTGGAGAAGCTTAATCAGCTCGGCTGTTTTATCGACTTTGAGCAGGTACAGAAACTTGCCGGTACCGGAGTGATCGGCCGGGTGCATCTAGCACAAGCTCTGATGGAATCAGGATACACTGCAAGTATTCAGGAAAGCTTCCGCAGATTTCTGGCCTTTGGAGCTCCTGCCTATGTTTCCCGCAAAAAATTGAGCTGCGGACAAGCTGTAGAGCTGATCCGCGCAGCCGGAGGCGCGGCGGTGCTGGCACATCCGGGGCTGATTAGGAACCGTGACGTGGTGTTAGATGTGATCGGCATCGGTATAGACGGCTTAGAGGTAATCCATTCCAACCACAATTCCGACCAGGTCCGGGAGTTTTCTCAAATCGCTGAGCGGTTTAATTTATTATCGACCGGCGGATCCGACTGCCACGGTCCCAAAGGCAAGGACGAAGTGCTGATCGGCCGCTGTTTGATTCCAAATCAGTGGGTGGAAAGCTTAAGGGCCCATCTGTCAAAATCATGA
- a CDS encoding GNAT family N-acetyltransferase has protein sequence MELYGEKVMLRPIQPADYQRIISWSNNDEIEYFSDGSYPKTVQECEAWVKRTESNRYQIRFGIILNGIIIGDIELDQITWRSGDAELRVRIGEKNLWDRGYGTDAVTVLLKHGFNHLNLSRIYLKVYSDNLRAIRCYHKAGFKKEGRLTRGSGAEQREIYLMRVRKTEYERRQARLSSAG, from the coding sequence ATGGAGCTTTATGGCGAAAAAGTTATGCTGCGGCCGATTCAACCGGCGGATTATCAGCGCATTATCAGCTGGAGCAATAATGATGAAATAGAGTATTTCAGCGATGGCAGTTATCCTAAAACAGTGCAGGAGTGCGAAGCTTGGGTAAAACGAACCGAAAGCAACCGGTATCAGATCAGATTTGGCATCATTCTTAACGGTATAATTATCGGTGATATCGAACTGGATCAGATTACCTGGCGCAGCGGGGATGCGGAACTGCGAGTGCGCATTGGTGAAAAAAATCTGTGGGATCGGGGTTATGGTACCGACGCGGTAACCGTTTTATTAAAACACGGCTTTAATCACTTAAATCTATCCCGCATTTATCTGAAAGTTTATAGCGATAATCTTCGGGCAATAAGATGCTATCATAAGGCAGGCTTTAAAAAAGAAGGCCGTTTAACCCGGGGAAGTGGAGCTGAGCAGAGGGAGATATATCTGATGCGGGTTCGTAAAACCGAATATGAGCGGAGACAGGCTCGGCTCAGCAGCGCAGGCTGA